A segment of the Ipomoea triloba cultivar NCNSP0323 chromosome 1, ASM357664v1 genome:
CAAGTATCAAATTATTTTGGGAGCAAAAAGAAGGTTGGTTCACGCTCCCAATTTGTTTGATACGTAACATTCTTCCTCCTGTTTAGCAAGCCTCAGTTCTCTACAAAACCTCACACTTGATTAAGATATTAAGCTTGTTCATGCACAAGCTAGGAGGAATGATGCAAGAACAATGATTTCAATTTAAAGTTAATGTTGAACttaaacacaaacacaaatctAATAAACAGAGTATTTTTATGCTTCACATTTCAAGCCATCAGATACTGAATAGATAGATTGAAAAGCATAGACAGAAAGATATCTGCAAATTTGTCATGTGCAATTCTTCACACTATGGAAGAATACAAGGCAATTGTTCTTATTAATCCccagaaaaatataaatgttgagttaaaagtgtaaagaaaaacatGCTCCAGCAATTAAAGGAAAAGAGCAGCATCAGCTACAGCAGGAAATCAAAAGATGACAAAGTATCTAAAAGACAAAAtccataaaaatgtaattacaaTAAAGTGAAACTGTGGAAGGCAGATAAACTTCTGAAAAGAGAGATACTATTCTATAGTCACTTCTAATACCAGCAATTACAAAGGATCACATTATAAGCGCAGATGAAGTGAAGATGAGGCCAAAGTACACGGCAAATGAAAATCATCAAGCCAGATATCAAATTGCCAGCATTCACGCCAGAACCAATAAAATCAATTGCGCCAACAAGCTGTCAAACCTGAGTCAAACATTCATTCGCAGCTTAATGAATCATTCAACACCCAACagcaaaacaagaaaaacattGCAAATGATGACATAATGTAAACTTTAGAAACATTGTCAGAGAGTATCACAAAATGTTGTGAAGGCAAAACATACAACTAATATATAGTATTTGAGATTAATAATCAAGGACATTAGATAATGAAAAGCAAGCCACCAGACAATTTAATCATTGTTTCTGACAACTGTAAAGTAATAGACCACTATGAGTCTATGACCAAGAACCATTGCTTGACATATTGAAGTTTATAAGAAAATCATCAACGCAGTGGAATCCAAGTACAAAACTAGTACTTAATAATAGTACCAcaacacaaaagaaaaacaaaacaaaacaaaaccaaaaaaaaaaaaaaaaaaaacaaaaaaaaaaaaaaaaaacaaacaaaacaaaaaaaaaaaaaaaaaaaaaaaaaaaaaacaaaaaaaaaaaaaaaaaacaaacaaaacaaaaaaaaaaaaaaaaaaaaaaaaaaaaaacaaaaaaaaaaaaaaaaaacaaacaaaacaaaaaaaaaaaaaaaaaaaaaaaaaaaaaacaaaaaaaaaaaaaaaaaacaaacaaaacaaaaaaaaaaaaaaaaaaaaaaaaaaaaaacaaaaaaaaaaaaaaaaaaaacaaacaaaacaaaacaaaaatgaaaactagAAGCACAAAACATAAAGAGACCCAAGTAATATATGAAGGCAACCATCATTACAGCTTTACAATATTTCAATATCTGCAAAGGATAAACAGATTAAATCCATTTACCAACTTCAACGTTGATATGGATTTTAAAGAACACTAACACAATCTTCACAATATAAATGTAACAAAAAGAAACATATTGATTTTCTATGTAAACTTTCACCcacaaaacaacaaaacaaattgCATACACTgccttcacaaaaaaaaaaaaaaaaaaaaaaaacaaatcagcAATCACTTTTTAAGTAGAATGCAAACAAAAAAATGCAGAATCTGAAACAAGCACACATCATAAAGAGCATAATCATCAATCAGGAGACACAGAACAACAAAAGGAAAGGAGAAAGATATCAATTCAAGTACCAAAGCTATCAGGAGACTCATAAGCATAATCATCAGGAGTGACTGAAATGGGGTTGATAAAACAAGGGGGGCATTGAAGGAAAATTACCTCAATAGTAGGAAGGCATCCCTTGGTACATGCCCCCAGGCATAACTCTAGGCACTGGTGATGCTCCAGCTGGTTGATTCTGTCTGTTTTGATTTCCAGAGGAAGGCAAATTGTAATGCATACCTTGTGAAGGATAATCTCCTGAAGGCATGCCAGCTGAGCTTTGGGGTAATGCATATGAAGACGAGCCCCGGCCAGTGGCAGCACCTAATCCACCACCAACACCAGGTAATCCACTACCAGCACCAGGGGCTCCATATCCATTTGTGCCTCCACCTAACCCACCAGTTGATGCACTAAAGCCACCATATCCAGTTGAACCACCAATACTAAAATGTGACCTGCTGTAAGGACCAGAAGCACCACCAACCATAGGGGATACTCCAGCTTGATTCCCAATGGATGGCAATCCTGGACCACTCAAGTTAACACCCGTGCCACTTACACCACCCAATGTTGCCATAGCTCCAGAGAAGGCTCCAGCACCCGAATGAATTCCTCCTGGGCCTCCATATTGTGCTCCTATGCCATTCTGCATTCCCAAACCAATATCATTACCAAATGCCTCCCTTGGACCCTGAGTTCCTCCTGGGACTGAAGGCCCAGATTTCCCTTTCTTACCATCAATTGCCAGCTTACAGTTTAATTGCTTCCCATCAATATTCTTAACAGGTTCCATTACAGATGCCCTTGCAGCCTCTGCTGTCTTGTACACGAATAGAGCATACCCTTTAGACTTACCAGTCACCTTATCAAACCCTAGTGGTCCTTCCTCTATCTCCCCATACATTGAGAAGTGCTGCAACAATCTCTCGGTGGGCATATCATACGGCACATTCCCCACATATATCTTCCTCAATGATATATCCACGGGATTATTAGAGCTCCCACCTCCAGGCCCACCCTGCATACCGGCAGCTGCCAGCTGTGTGACAGTCATTCGACCATCAATTTGCTTACTAGGTTCCTTTAAAGCAAGCATGGCTCCATCAATATGTTTGAAGGTGATAAAGCCGTAACCTTTACTCTTTCCAGTAGCCTTATCGAGGATTACCACGGCCTCTTCAAGCTCGCCGTAGGCGGAGAAAAGGGAACGAAGCTTATCAGTGGTGGTTTCCCAACCAAGGCCGCGAATGAAAAGCTTCCGCTGCGTCGTGTCTTGGTCGGCAATTGAACGGACAGCACCGAGGACGTCAGGGTGACGAACAAGTGCGTTCTGGACGATCTCGAAGAGCTGGTCGCGCGTGAAGGATTCGAGGATTTTGCGCGCGTCTTCGAGCGACAGCCTGGGGAGAAAGGAGGGGTCAGAAACAACGCCGTTGTCTTCGAGCTTCCGTTTTTTCATGAAGTCCATTGCTGAGAATTGAGGAATGAGGATCTTCAGAGAAGCTTAATCAAGTAATATCCTAAAATAGCTTGAATttaaaaccctaaccctaaccctaacaAAGAAAGGGTTTGATACTTTGCAAAGGTGACGATTTAGGATTGCCCAACGACTGTGCATTGTGATTGGGCATGGCTTTCTCTTAACCTTTTACGAGAATAATTTTACTTTCTcctatcattttttaaaacaaatcaaatactcCGCAAATCATTAAACTTATTAAATTTGTGCCATTAcactattaaattaaaattaaaaatatatataaaatacaatatcaaccaagtaaaatttgtgcaatttatattcttcatttgataaattcataatttatcTAATAGTTAGTTATTTGGCATGTTATATGACTTTTAAACAGAGTTTGGGTGGAGGCAACCTTCATGTCCATGTCAAATGTCAATAGCACATATGATTAGGTCAACAGGTGGGGCATCTAGTTCTTTAGAAAAATCGAATGAAAATTTGATAGATCAGTGAGTTGAGAAAACGATTATCAAGGCAAAAAGATTAGCCTGCGACCTATAATGAGTACAGGTTGAGTGAGGTTTGTGGCAATCATGGGAACAGTGGGCGAAAAGATGATAAGAGTGGTAGTCTGAAGCTAAAGAAGGAGAAAATTGATAGTAGGAACAAAGGGAGATGAACGAGGGTCGCGACCAGCTAGTGTGGCAAGGGGTTAGAGGCGTGCGATAGCCGATGAGCTAACCAACTAGTCAACGTGGCTGGATGGGCGAGCCAGGGAGCCTGTTATACGATTAGTCGACAAACTTCCGCGCGGCATGGCTCCTTTGCTAGTTGCATGTGTAGCAGGTGGGTTGGATGATGCTAGTGAGGTGAGAATATGTGGTTGGTTGGTTAGTTGGGTTTTTGGTATTGGGATGCCATGAGAATATGAAGATGgaataaacaataataaaattgtcTTAGAGAGTTATGACAGGGAATGTGGGAACTGAGCAATTGGCATTAGGAGATTTTGGTTAATTTGAAAAGTTGGTTGGTGTGTTAAGGGAGGTAAAGAAAACTACGAACTATTTTGATAAAGGAAAAGTTTAGTACCTGGAAATAATATGTCAGGAATTCGTGAAGGAGCTTGGGAGTATGTTAGGAAGTTTGAGAGGGGAATTCAATTTAAGATATTTGGtaaaaggaccaaaattgagtCAAACAAGTGTTCTAATATGTGAGATTGAGTGTAGTTGGAAGACAATTGAGAATTTGGGAGAAgactaaaaaaatcaataaccaATTGGATTCAACTTAGTGGGCAATTATCCCCACGTAGTTGAGTTGTTAGTTTGAAATCAAAGACGGGCAGGCAAACAAGTGATCTATAATTTTCCTTAGAACAATTTTGCAATGATGGCAAATTAAAGGTCGTTGGTTCGACTCTTGCTACTTCTTCTCGTCATATTAGATGACCAAAAGAAGTGCGATACTCGTGATATATAGCCTAAGGTGTGGCCTAGGGAGCCTAGGAGGTTGAGCCAATGGGTTAGAACATGCTATAAATAATTTGTTGTTGGACTTTTTCATTAAGGAATGAACTAAGGGCGCGTTTGCCGAgcaaaattaaatcaaggaatGAAAAAATACCCAAGGGCAGAGGGGGTGATTTCACCCGCCCTCCCCACTAGGACACCAACCCGTGTTCTCAACCTCGACCATCTGTACAATCGAAGGTGGTAGCATAATCTTGCAAGCTTGCTATACACctaagcatttaaaaaaaaagaaagaataaaaaaaaaaaaaatccctttgATATgtgtaattttttcaaaaataaagatAGCCTTAGCATATagatagtaaataaatatagatATTTTTACAAGTAACTGTAAAAAAAACattctaaaatttaatttgattattttatcctttttttaaaaaaaaaaaaaaaaaagggagtaGATAAAAGAAACAAGAGCAGAGCGTGTAGAATAACACTCGCTCAGCAATACCGTCTTAGCGTAAGCTGCATCCTCAAACTAACGGCTCCGCCCTCATAGATTTGCCATTTTCAATGCTCTTCTCTCAGCTGtaagctctctctctctctctctcccgcAACCCCAACTCCATATCGCTCACTCTATCTGTATGTATTTGTGTTTTACATTGAAAATTGGGTAAGGGTATTGATAGGAATTCAGGATTGCTCTATAGTTTTCATTCACAAATCTTCcggttcatttttttttttttatagttcaaTTCTTAGCAATTCATCCGCCCCATCTTGTAATTCCAGTAAAAGATTAATTTTTGaatgttttatttgattttcccCAGACTGTAAATAGCATTTTGATAGTAAGCCACCAATGCTGTTCATAAGAATGTTTTATTGGGTattcaaaatggaaaattgaatATATTGCTGAAATGGAAGATTTTCTTTAGTGTTGCTTTGCCCAGCTTAAGTGCATTTTGCCTATGGGCAGGTGTAGGATTTGGAATATTTTGCTCTAATAATTGTGTTCACTGTTCATGATTTAGTTTAGAAGTTGAAACTGAACAACATACTTCAATAATTGATATACACTTTTCAAGATTTGATactgtttaatttcttgtttgATTCATAACTGAAGTGCTGATCAATATAGAGATGTGAAACTGTGAAAGTACTCTTTGCAATTTGTAACTGAGAAGAGCCTGATGCTTTTTAAGGTCAGGACATGcaaagaaaacaattttctttttcgTATGTTGTTCTGAGTTATATGTTTCTTTGGTTTCAGGGAACTACCTATCGTTTACCTTCCTTTTAGTTCGATGCTTAACCCCTTTCGCTTGCAAGCTTCCAGTCTTATGGTTGAGTGCACACAGACACAGCCGAAACTGAGCACAAATCTGATTCCATCTTCCTTGAGGAACAATTCCCCGTCCCTTTGCTTTTCTGTTTCATTCAATGGGCGAGACTTAAATGGGGCATGCTACCGTAGCATTAGTCTAGGAGAGATATCTATTAGATGCCGGGCAAAATGGAACGCCACTGGTTTCTCTGAGGAGCAATTTTCCACTGTAGAGCTTCCAGAAGACGACTGCAAGGATGATAAAGAattacaaagaagaaaaaaggttGGACATGGGAACAAAGGAAAAGTGCCATGGAACAAAGGCATAACACACAGTGCAGGTAGGCTCGAGTCGCAGTTTACTTCTGTGGTAATGTGAAGGTTTGGCATGTCTAATTGCACCACGATATCTATGCAGAGACACGTGAAAAAATCAGTCTGAGAACCAGAGAAGCACTTTCTGACCCCAAGGTGAAGTCATGACTCATGTAAGATTCAGTCTTTCTTATGTAGACCATTTTTTCTCATTGCATCAAAAGCAGGATGGACAGGCGTGataattttagtttattcttTATGCATCATCAGCTCCTTCTTCAATTTGTTTTTACATTTGATTGCTGGTGATGGAATGCTTGAGGAAAGCCAATGTCAATTAGCATGTTTCTCAATAAGTTTGTATTCTTATACGTTGAGCTGTTTCTCTCTCTGGCCTTTtctaactattattattttcttttttcagatTAGGAAGAAGATGTCAGAATGCCCTCGATCTCTTAGGTATTTTTCTTATTACGGAGTACTTTCTTATAAATGGTAAAAATGCAGGAGGCGGCCAAAATGTTCCATGATAATAGAATTGACttctaaatttaatttcacTACTCTTTCATATCCTTGATGTAAGccaattttagttatttaactATATATCATGATAATCCTCATTGGTTACAACTTAAAAGCATAGCAGTGTAGCTCTAAGTACCAGTGGAGGATACAAGTTTATGAGAAGCGGGGGAACTTGCCCTCACAAAAAACAACATTTTCTAGTGTTTGTGAACTTccattttagtattttacccCCACTTAAAAAGCCAGAATTTCCTTAGGTATAACATAGTTCACAGCTAATCTTAGAATTTCCTTATCAGGTTAACTTTTGTAATGAAATTTGTGAATCCAAATCTTTGAATTTGGCGATGATTGTATGGGATTAGAATTGCGATACTTCTAAGCCTAGATTGAAATTTGGGTTGAAACTCTAATTTTAATTGCTCTAGAAGCACATTTAGAATAATTGAGCTTGACCATTTTAGTAAATACAATtgcaaatttgtaattttattgtgCTTATATTGCCCCCACTGACCGAAACCTCTGGATTCACCACTGGCTCTAAACCTCACTAAAGCAAACATTGAAATGGGAGATTAACATTTTTTAGGCTTTAAACCCAGAACTAAAGTATTCCTTCCATTTTCAGCAAGCAGACAAAGATGAGAATAGGCACATCACAAAGAAAGCTGTGGGGTGAACGGTTGAAATGGATAAGGTCGAGGGAGAAATTCTTGCAATCCTGGGCTGAAAGCATTGCAGACGCTGCTAAAAAGGGAGGTGGTGACCAAGGGGAACTAGAATGGGATAGCTATGACAAGATTAAAAGAGAAATATATCTTCAACAGATCCAACGGTCTGCAGAAAAAGCAAAGGCAAAAGAGCAGGCACGTTTACGGGCTGAAAGAGCAGCACAGGCAAAAATAGAAAAGATGGCAAGGCTTgctcaaagaaaaaaagagagggaAGAGAGAGCAGAAATTAGAGAAGAAATaaagagaaggagaagaagggcAAAGCAAGAGAGAGAAGAGTTGGCCATTGCTCGGGAATCAAAACTCAAAGCAAGACTGATGAAGGTAACTATTTGGCAACTATACATTTTCCCTAATGGCCAAAAGTTATGGAATGATTAATTGCCATTATTGAGACCATGATGTTCTTACTAATACTAAGATCAGTATAAATAATAAGTTTGAATGATTATGGAGTTCCACATATGCATAATCCTTGTCGGGGAAAAAATAAGGCAATGCATGCATTGCCCATAGTTAGCACAATTAATGAAATCGTGTTATCTTCTTGttctttcttcctctttttatttttattttttattgcaaGATTGCAAAGAATTGTTTCAAGTTAGTTCTATACT
Coding sequences within it:
- the LOC116020548 gene encoding golgin subfamily A member 6-like protein 22 → MLFSQLELPIVYLPFSSMLNPFRLQASSLMVECTQTQPKLSTNLIPSSLRNNSPSLCFSVSFNGRDLNGACYRSISLGEISIRCRAKWNATGFSEEQFSTVELPEDDCKDDKELQRRKKVGHGNKGKVPWNKGITHSAETREKISLRTREALSDPKIRKKMSECPRSLSKQTKMRIGTSQRKLWGERLKWIRSREKFLQSWAESIADAAKKGGGDQGELEWDSYDKIKREIYLQQIQRSAEKAKAKEQARLRAERAAQAKIEKMARLAQRKKEREERAEIREEIKRRRRRAKQEREELAIARESKLKARLMKIQKKKSITSHVSHQHERAWEKLDIEFMQRENIKKEVSLEDQLLLAKKKRSESLNVNVLTVLPSRSAERSPSVNSVPEQFVHIGMQI
- the LOC116028500 gene encoding UBP1-associated protein 2C-like — protein: MDFMKKRKLEDNGVVSDPSFLPRLSLEDARKILESFTRDQLFEIVQNALVRHPDVLGAVRSIADQDTTQRKLFIRGLGWETTTDKLRSLFSAYGELEEAVVILDKATGKSKGYGFITFKHIDGAMLALKEPSKQIDGRMTVTQLAAAGMQGGPGGGSSNNPVDISLRKIYVGNVPYDMPTERLLQHFSMYGEIEEGPLGFDKVTGKSKGYALFVYKTAEAARASVMEPVKNIDGKQLNCKLAIDGKKGKSGPSVPGGTQGPREAFGNDIGLGMQNGIGAQYGGPGGIHSGAGAFSGAMATLGGVSGTGVNLSGPGLPSIGNQAGVSPMVGGASGPYSRSHFSIGGSTGYGGFSASTGGLGGGTNGYGAPGAGSGLPGVGGGLGAATGRGSSSYALPQSSAGMPSGDYPSQGMHYNLPSSGNQNRQNQPAGASPVPRVMPGGMYQGMPSYY